Proteins from a genomic interval of Desulfovibrio desulfuricans DSM 642:
- a CDS encoding glycosyl transferase family 2: MQVMFLMGGAGLAQDEASYPLYLTELNGTLILERQVDYCRQLGSCQFLFCLKTVDSKAFQVDSVIKQLDEKALIVPVPGKTRGAVCTALLAISHLDVSDELLLLAVNDLVDVPCGEIVDWFRSNNADAGVVAFHSVHPRYSFAKVDASGSVCEFAEKNPISRNALASLYYFKKAGDFIECSKELIRKDNPVKGAFYVSQALNEMILLQKKVLVYQIPNSAFHPLKTEAQLANYLYELQEAKISK; this comes from the coding sequence GTGCAAGTAATGTTTCTCATGGGCGGTGCGGGGTTGGCGCAAGATGAAGCATCCTATCCCCTATACCTGACTGAACTGAATGGAACCCTGATTCTGGAACGGCAGGTTGACTATTGCCGTCAGCTTGGCTCATGCCAGTTTTTGTTCTGCCTCAAAACCGTTGATAGCAAAGCATTTCAGGTCGACTCCGTAATCAAACAGCTGGATGAGAAAGCCCTCATTGTTCCTGTACCGGGTAAAACCCGGGGGGCGGTCTGCACGGCTTTGCTTGCAATCAGCCATCTTGATGTGTCTGACGAGTTGCTTTTGCTCGCAGTAAATGACCTTGTAGATGTTCCCTGCGGTGAAATAGTCGACTGGTTCCGGTCAAACAATGCAGACGCCGGTGTTGTCGCTTTTCACTCTGTGCATCCTCGTTATTCATTTGCCAAGGTCGATGCGAGCGGCTCAGTGTGTGAATTTGCGGAAAAGAATCCTATCAGTCGTAATGCCTTGGCCAGCCTTTATTATTTTAAAAAGGCCGGAGATTTCATTGAATGCTCCAAGGAACTGATCCGCAAGGACAATCCGGTGAAAGGCGCTTTTTATGTCAGCCAGGCATTGAACGAAATGATTTTGCTGCAGAAAAAAGTTCTGGTGTATCAGATTCCAAACTCGGCATTTCACCCGTTGAAGACAGAGGCTCAACTGGCCAATTATCTGTATGAATTGCAAGAGGCAAAGATAAGCAAATGA
- a CDS encoding glycosyltransferase family 2 protein has product MCSFDEIEISVIVPIYNSAQYLDICLNSLINQQYTKFEIICVDDCGTDTSMEIAQRFARQDPRIKILHHASNLGLGPARNTGLEHAKGKYVFFLDSDDFLHPAALEQLYSTAEADKADVVIAKTNVFADGDDDELKLRAAGHAAYLSFTAFSCFQVSSDNWTESISKISCVAWGKLFSRSFLENNNLRFIPQNIVHEDNGFQLKFLSCSPLVSAIEAEAVHYRIRHASLMSKAEQKNKKIKRLCDLRAVLNDAFDYVKLHNNAAVYERFVKSVMQSPDYKCLSESQNPVAMVFSKILSNCKRIIKRVNTCVRKV; this is encoded by the coding sequence GTGTGTAGCTTTGATGAAATAGAGATTTCCGTCATAGTTCCTATTTATAATTCTGCCCAGTATCTCGATATCTGCCTAAATTCTCTGATAAACCAGCAGTATACAAAATTTGAAATCATCTGTGTCGATGACTGTGGAACGGATACATCTATGGAAATTGCCCAGCGGTTTGCACGGCAAGATCCCAGAATCAAGATTCTGCACCACGCATCTAACCTGGGCTTGGGGCCGGCCCGAAATACTGGCCTTGAGCATGCAAAAGGGAAGTATGTATTTTTTCTTGATTCAGACGATTTTTTGCACCCAGCCGCGCTTGAGCAGCTCTATAGCACGGCAGAAGCGGATAAAGCTGATGTTGTTATTGCAAAAACAAATGTATTTGCGGATGGTGACGATGATGAATTAAAGCTTCGAGCAGCAGGTCATGCCGCATACTTAAGTTTTACAGCTTTTTCCTGCTTCCAGGTTTCATCTGATAACTGGACAGAATCGATATCCAAGATTTCATGCGTTGCATGGGGAAAGCTTTTTTCGCGAAGTTTTCTTGAAAATAATAATTTGCGTTTTATTCCCCAAAATATTGTTCATGAAGATAATGGGTTCCAGCTTAAGTTTCTTTCTTGTTCCCCATTGGTTTCAGCAATAGAAGCTGAAGCTGTGCATTACAGAATTCGCCATGCATCTTTGATGTCAAAAGCTGAACAAAAAAATAAAAAAATAAAACGGCTTTGTGATTTGCGCGCGGTCTTAAACGATGCTTTTGATTATGTGAAGCTCCATAATAATGCTGCTGTGTATGAACGTTTTGTTAAATCTGTGATGCAGTCTCCTGATTATAAGTGTTTGAGTGAATCGCAGAATCCAGTTGCTATGGTATTCTCTAAAATTCTATCAAACTGTAAACGTATTATTAAGCGTGTAAATACGTGTGTCAGAAAAGTATAA
- a CDS encoding glycosyltransferase family 2 protein, translating to MITLPKVSVIIPVHNSSEFLAPCLESVLGQTLTNIEVICIDDASTDNSLDVLKQFAAHDSRLAIIALQNNAGPGAARNIAIDRAKGKYCISCDSDDVYPPHALEKLVAAAEAENVPLCGGNIVFMDYALKRILGVGDCVASTQFFERAVVNPREYPPVRLAVYHPRYLIEREFLNTHGIRYPALKRGEDPPFLAKLFCIAESMVVLPDVVYFYRGAKPGVNKLLQADALNDYIEHIKLTHDIYLKYDDVAGACLFLALTVENMCCFSIYSKFTQAQRKTVRDILLSRVKVMTPLIFEQDYAPYPLAAQEIEEKVAMLKKGPNCYLAWIFFKKINDFCRSLARKFLGCYLGKR from the coding sequence TTGATAACTCTACCGAAAGTTTCTGTAATCATACCTGTACACAATTCTTCCGAGTTTCTAGCTCCATGCCTTGAGAGTGTACTCGGCCAGACTTTGACGAATATAGAAGTCATTTGTATTGACGATGCTTCTACAGATAATTCACTTGATGTACTTAAGCAATTTGCTGCGCATGATTCTCGCCTTGCCATAATTGCCCTCCAGAATAACGCAGGCCCTGGTGCGGCCAGAAATATCGCAATAGACAGAGCAAAGGGGAAGTATTGCATTTCGTGTGACAGTGATGATGTCTATCCGCCACATGCGCTCGAAAAACTGGTGGCTGCGGCCGAGGCTGAGAATGTGCCGCTATGCGGCGGAAACATCGTTTTCATGGATTATGCGCTGAAGCGAATTCTTGGTGTTGGCGACTGCGTGGCAAGTACGCAATTCTTTGAACGAGCCGTCGTTAACCCTCGGGAGTACCCCCCAGTCCGGCTCGCGGTGTATCATCCGCGTTACCTCATAGAACGGGAGTTTTTGAATACTCACGGCATTCGCTATCCTGCTTTGAAGCGGGGAGAGGACCCGCCCTTTTTGGCGAAGCTGTTTTGCATTGCAGAATCCATGGTAGTTCTGCCAGACGTCGTTTACTTTTATCGTGGCGCGAAGCCTGGAGTAAATAAATTACTTCAGGCAGATGCGCTGAACGACTACATAGAACATATCAAGCTGACGCATGACATTTATCTGAAATATGATGACGTTGCCGGGGCTTGTTTGTTTCTTGCCCTTACTGTTGAGAATATGTGCTGCTTCAGCATTTACTCCAAGTTTACGCAGGCGCAGCGGAAGACAGTGCGGGATATTTTGCTCAGCCGTGTGAAGGTGATGACTCCCCTTATCTTTGAACAGGACTATGCGCCCTATCCCTTGGCAGCTCAAGAGATTGAAGAAAAAGTAGCCATGCTGAAAAAAGGCCCCAATTGCTATTTGGCCTGGATTTTTTTTAAAAAAATTAATGACTTTTGTAGAAGTTTGGCCAGAAAGTTTTTAGGATGCTATTTGGGGAAAAGATAA
- a CDS encoding FkbM family methyltransferase yields the protein MIKNLIKSIFLKINPTFKKVCHIEALLEAAPKQEQFSDIVIIDKDMYSTRHACYDFENVERTITKGESVLFIDIGANTGQSARLAYKFFSDVQVLSYEPLMSCLPSLMAVKTLYSNFEYFNCALSDNCDGVVIKEIAGETGLSSSLDISDKYTYFGKSFDASVKSSYLVQSSTLTEEVKKWDTYNKAYKILKIDTQGTELSILRNGEELLKSGYFDVIMIEILTVEKYKNSFSCIEMMNFLDNCGFVIYNISPNYREFEHESVRPDMITYGHTTEFNFTLIHKKLLAK from the coding sequence ATGATTAAGAATCTCATAAAATCAATATTTCTGAAAATTAATCCCACATTTAAGAAGGTTTGTCATATTGAAGCATTGCTGGAGGCAGCCCCAAAGCAGGAGCAGTTTTCAGATATAGTGATCATTGATAAAGATATGTATTCGACTCGACATGCATGTTATGATTTTGAAAATGTTGAAAGAACGATAACGAAAGGAGAGAGCGTTCTATTTATTGATATTGGTGCAAATACCGGTCAAAGCGCTCGGCTCGCATATAAATTTTTTTCGGATGTACAAGTTCTCTCTTATGAACCTCTCATGTCATGCTTGCCATCACTGATGGCTGTGAAAACATTATATAGCAATTTTGAATATTTTAATTGTGCTTTAAGTGATAACTGTGATGGAGTTGTCATAAAGGAAATCGCGGGTGAAACAGGACTCAGCTCATCACTAGATATCAGTGATAAGTATACTTACTTTGGGAAGAGTTTTGATGCCTCTGTGAAATCCTCATATCTTGTGCAATCGTCAACATTAACTGAAGAAGTAAAAAAATGGGATACCTACAATAAAGCATATAAAATTTTAAAAATAGACACGCAAGGGACAGAACTCTCTATCCTTAGAAATGGAGAAGAACTTCTTAAGTCAGGTTACTTTGATGTCATCATGATTGAGATTCTTACTGTTGAAAAGTATAAGAACTCTTTTTCATGTATTGAAATGATGAATTTCTTAGACAACTGTGGATTCGTCATTTACAATATTAGCCCGAACTATCGGGAATTTGAGCATGAATCGGTTCGGCCTGACATGATAACTTACGGGCATACCACAGAATTCAATTTTACGCTTATTCATAAGAAGTTACTCGCGAAATAG
- a CDS encoding cupin domain-containing protein, with amino-acid sequence MKTARLEDMVKGWFVGNFEPTLYSTNDCEVAVKSYDKGDREGTHYHKIATEITVIVSGSVRMNGIVYTAGDIIVMEPNDATDFECLEDGTKNVVVKIPGANNDKFIGTNHD; translated from the coding sequence ATGAAAACAGCCCGCCTTGAGGATATGGTAAAAGGGTGGTTTGTGGGAAACTTTGAACCAACTTTGTACTCAACAAATGACTGCGAGGTTGCTGTAAAGTCTTACGACAAGGGTGACCGTGAAGGCACTCATTACCACAAAATTGCAACGGAAATCACAGTGATAGTTTCTGGCAGCGTCAGAATGAATGGGATTGTTTACACGGCAGGTGACATTATTGTCATGGAGCCGAACGATGCCACTGATTTTGAATGTCTTGAAGACGGAACAAAGAATGTCGTGGTCAAAATCCCAGGCGCAAATAACGATAAATTTATTGGAACAAATCATGATTAA
- a CDS encoding glycosyltransferase family 2 protein, with the protein MNELAPELSIVIAVCNAAKPLDETLGGFPVRAPFCYEVVIQDAMSGDATEQVVQEHAQLPISYESARDCGIYDAWNKALPRVRGKWAIFLGAGDSLNWSVLSQYVSELRLLPDSVEYFATPVQLVTPSGSALELMRPSAKPRRDLPQGMSLPHPGLFHRSTLFSVHKFDASCRIAGDYDFLCRTLREDNIRLGCIPFASMHTGGVSGNMDSMFASERELLRLSRKYFPGAVQLKPLLRLARSGGYLAVRRLCGARVAGYVADLPRLVQGKPRLWSLPEQKTLVSLPPIPDQPSIDLLIATIGRNEELDRLVTSLEGQSYKNFRILLADQNPPGYLDNMLARHSGLPITRIVLPPQGVSVARNALLEQAKADIIVFPDDDCWYAPDTLERVCETFAAYPSCGALLGVWTSSPNVYASGVSEGIVSRAGLFQLAGTCVQFYRREPVTGIRFDPLLGPGTGLPYGCGEDTDYLLYAHARTEVRRYARIRVFHPSPKEHQPSPQKVASYAAGRMYLLKKHGFSWLFMLFNVLYPLCVAPLDALRYGTAQGAYRLRMFVERLRNWR; encoded by the coding sequence ATGAATGAACTCGCGCCGGAACTTTCTATAGTCATTGCCGTATGCAATGCAGCCAAACCCCTGGATGAAACCTTGGGGGGCTTTCCTGTCCGCGCCCCTTTTTGCTATGAAGTTGTTATTCAGGATGCCATGTCGGGTGATGCCACGGAGCAGGTTGTTCAGGAACATGCTCAATTGCCGATCTCTTATGAGAGCGCCAGGGACTGCGGTATTTATGATGCCTGGAACAAGGCCCTCCCCCGTGTGCGCGGCAAGTGGGCCATTTTTTTGGGTGCAGGCGATAGCCTCAATTGGTCTGTTCTGTCGCAGTACGTATCTGAGCTGCGGCTGTTGCCCGACTCCGTGGAGTACTTCGCCACACCAGTGCAGCTTGTTACACCCAGCGGCTCAGCGCTGGAGCTGATGCGCCCATCTGCCAAACCAAGGCGTGATCTGCCACAGGGTATGAGTCTGCCGCATCCGGGGCTGTTTCACCGCAGTACGCTTTTTTCAGTACACAAATTTGATGCCTCTTGTCGTATCGCAGGAGACTACGATTTCTTATGCCGCACTCTGCGTGAGGATAATATACGTCTGGGCTGCATCCCCTTTGCGTCCATGCATACTGGCGGCGTAAGCGGCAACATGGATTCCATGTTTGCCAGCGAGCGGGAGTTGCTGCGGCTTTCAAGAAAATATTTTCCAGGCGCGGTTCAGCTCAAACCTCTGCTGCGGCTCGCGCGTAGCGGCGGCTATTTGGCGGTGCGCAGGCTTTGCGGCGCCCGAGTTGCTGGGTATGTTGCGGATCTGCCTCGCCTGGTTCAAGGCAAGCCCCGGCTGTGGAGTCTGCCCGAGCAAAAAACTCTTGTCAGCTTGCCGCCGATACCTGATCAGCCATCTATTGATCTGCTTATCGCCACTATTGGCCGTAATGAGGAGCTTGACCGGCTGGTTACGTCACTTGAGGGGCAGTCGTACAAAAACTTCCGGATACTTCTGGCAGATCAGAATCCTCCGGGTTATCTGGATAATATGCTTGCCCGCCATTCCGGCTTGCCCATTACTCGCATTGTGCTGCCCCCGCAGGGAGTTTCAGTTGCCCGCAATGCCTTGCTGGAACAAGCCAAGGCAGACATCATAGTTTTTCCCGATGATGATTGCTGGTATGCGCCGGATACCCTTGAACGTGTGTGCGAAACGTTTGCCGCCTATCCTTCTTGCGGGGCTTTGCTGGGCGTGTGGACATCATCGCCCAATGTTTATGCCTCAGGAGTATCCGAGGGGATCGTCAGCCGGGCGGGCTTGTTTCAGCTTGCGGGAACATGCGTACAGTTCTACCGCAGAGAGCCCGTGACTGGCATCCGCTTTGATCCCCTGCTTGGCCCCGGAACCGGCTTGCCCTACGGTTGCGGCGAAGACACCGACTACCTTTTGTACGCGCATGCCCGCACAGAGGTGCGCCGATATGCGAGAATTCGGGTGTTTCATCCTTCGCCGAAAGAACATCAGCCCTCGCCGCAAAAGGTGGCAAGCTATGCAGCCGGGCGCATGTATTTGCTGAAAAAGCATGGTTTTTCATGGCTGTTTATGCTGTTCAATGTGTTGTATCCCCTCTGCGTGGCCCCTCTGGACGCCCTGCGATACGGGACGGCGCAGGGTGCCTATCGGTTGCGCATGTTCGTTGAGCGTCTGCGCAACTGGCGTTAA
- a CDS encoding glycosyltransferase, translated as MHVLQVAASLNPDSAAGRLCTALRHEGCQISTLAAFPPGFSDGHYFSKATLAKLRSRVGQAVLRLYPQRQRNMPWTTPLWGNNLTHWVQELKPDLVHMHWAAASTIDFVSLRKIYVPLVWTFHDVWPISGGCHCNMECTKWRVGCNKCPLLGASLPGFDLARLLWNYKHQAYRQANIEAICPSRWLADMTADSPLWRGKPVHHLGNAIDMNLFAPANKAEMRRLWGIPEDKPVILFGATVSTIPYKGFHLLLQALECLKKQGTDAHLVVFGENPAGNDLNFPSTSVGFVHDPARLATLYAAADVFVIPSLQDNLPTTVLESSACGTPCVAFDIGGIPDMVIHNKNGYLAKKFDVADLAYGIKLILQNPELAQRWGSNAREHIFSNYESSMIARQHIELYQRIIRRG; from the coding sequence ATGCACGTTCTTCAAGTCGCGGCATCACTAAATCCTGACTCTGCTGCCGGGAGGCTTTGCACCGCCCTGAGGCATGAGGGATGTCAGATTTCGACGCTTGCCGCTTTTCCACCGGGCTTTTCTGATGGGCATTATTTTTCAAAGGCAACGCTGGCAAAGTTGCGCTCCCGTGTCGGGCAGGCCGTGTTGCGCCTGTATCCACAGAGGCAGCGCAATATGCCATGGACAACGCCCCTTTGGGGTAATAATTTAACCCACTGGGTTCAAGAATTAAAGCCAGACCTCGTTCATATGCATTGGGCTGCGGCATCCACCATAGATTTTGTCAGTCTTAGAAAAATTTATGTTCCCTTGGTGTGGACGTTCCATGATGTTTGGCCCATTTCTGGTGGATGTCATTGCAATATGGAATGCACAAAATGGCGGGTAGGATGTAACAAATGTCCACTCTTGGGCGCCAGTCTCCCAGGGTTTGATCTGGCCAGACTGCTTTGGAATTATAAACATCAAGCTTACAGACAGGCGAATATTGAGGCCATTTGCCCGAGCCGCTGGCTGGCTGATATGACGGCCGACAGCCCCTTGTGGCGTGGTAAACCGGTTCATCATCTTGGCAATGCCATAGATATGAATCTGTTTGCTCCGGCAAACAAGGCCGAGATGAGACGCTTGTGGGGCATCCCAGAGGACAAGCCTGTCATCCTTTTTGGCGCGACAGTCTCCACAATCCCTTACAAAGGCTTTCACCTGCTGCTACAGGCGCTTGAATGCCTGAAAAAACAGGGTACTGATGCACATCTGGTTGTATTTGGTGAAAATCCTGCAGGTAATGACTTGAATTTTCCAAGCACCAGCGTGGGGTTTGTGCATGATCCCGCCCGCCTGGCTACTCTTTATGCTGCGGCTGACGTTTTTGTAATACCATCGCTGCAAGATAATCTGCCTACAACTGTTTTAGAGTCCTCTGCCTGTGGAACCCCTTGTGTGGCTTTTGATATTGGGGGGATCCCTGATATGGTTATCCATAATAAAAATGGTTATTTGGCCAAGAAGTTTGACGTGGCAGACTTGGCGTATGGCATAAAGCTTATTCTGCAAAATCCGGAATTGGCTCAGCGTTGGGGCAGTAATGCCCGAGAGCATATTTTTTCCAATTACGAAAGCAGCATGATTGCTCGTCAGCATATTGAATTGTATCAGCGGATCATTCGGCGAGGTTAG